The Neomonachus schauinslandi chromosome 11, ASM220157v2, whole genome shotgun sequence genome contains a region encoding:
- the BATF2 gene encoding basic leucine zipper transcriptional factor ATF-like 2: MHLCGGSGLLTRTDPEEHQRLKKKQKNRAAAQRSRQKHTDKADALHQQHETLEKHNHVLRKEIQALQAELVWWSRTLHAHERLCLMDSATWLAPVTPGCWGQTERRPDPMLHGQHGCREQRGLFQTSVSSPSAHRLSPDPQPHSSPGLPLSPLPSLSLDSTQVPAPAAQLSPSPVQSASPTGSSLPRPSCTLDTLLPGPPAQPTPLQPLVMGHPTRGKLGSSPDSLSTALGLACLQGGEHKPAALSAADEQGLGVDCSPLPLLAFPLLSSAQVHF, encoded by the exons ATGCACCTCTGTGGGGGCAGTGGGCTGCTGACCAGGACG GACCCCGAGGAGCATCAGAGGctgaagaagaagcagaagaaccGCGCAGCCGCCCAGCGCAGCCGGCAGAAGCACACGGACAAGGCGGACGCCCTGCACCAG CAGCACGAGACCCTGGAGAAACACAACCATGTGCTGCGGAAGGAGATCCAGGCCCTGCAGGCCGAGCTGGTGTGGTGGAGCCGGACCCTGCATGCGCATGAGCGCCTGTGCCTCATGGACTCTGCCACCTGGTTGGCTCCAGTGACCCCTGGCTGCTGGGGCCAGACCGAGCGGCGCCCGGACCCCATGCTCCACGGACAGCATGGCTGCCGGGAGCAGCGGGGCCTGTTTCAGACCTCGGTCTCTTCTCCCTCGGCTCACCGGCTCTCTCCAGATCCACAGCCTCATAGTTCGCCTGGCCTCcccctgtcccctctgccctctctgtcCCTTGACTCCACCCAGGTCCCTGCACCTGCTGCCCAACTGTCCCCCAGCCCTGTCCAGTCAGCCTCGCCCACTGGCTCCAGCCTGCCAAGGCCTTCCTGCACGCTCGACACCCTCCTGCCCGGTCCCCCAGCCCAACCCACCCCTCTACAGCCCCTTGTGATGGGGCACCCCACCAGAGGGAAGCTGGGGTCCTCACCTGACAGCCTCTCAACTGCTCTGGGGCTGGCCTGCCTGCAGGGTGGGGAGCACAAGCCTGCGGCGTTATCCGCAGCAGATGAGCAAGGGCTGGGTGTGGATTGCAGCCCTCTCCCACTCTTGGCTTTCCCCCTGCTCTCCTCTGCTCAAGTCCACTTCTAA